The Chthonomonadales bacterium genome window below encodes:
- a CDS encoding cyclase family protein codes for MEIRWPMPTWPGDPRPRLRGVCRMARGAASDVSAISLCAHTGTHVDAPAHFVPGGATIADVPSDLLVGPAFVCEVDGDGCIPAERLERAGVPPGAERVLLRTANSRAGLLSRPAFEPDFVALEPDGAAWLVARGVRLLGVDYLSVDPAASDGFPAHRQLLGAGVLVVEGCDLSRVTAGEYLLVCAPLRLAGCEAAPARVLLLRP; via the coding sequence ATGGAGATCCGGTGGCCGATGCCGACATGGCCGGGCGATCCGCGCCCGCGCCTGCGCGGCGTGTGCCGAATGGCGCGTGGCGCCGCCTCCGACGTGAGCGCGATCTCGCTCTGCGCGCACACCGGTACGCATGTCGACGCGCCGGCCCACTTTGTGCCGGGCGGCGCCACCATCGCCGACGTGCCATCGGATCTGCTCGTCGGCCCCGCGTTCGTCTGCGAGGTCGATGGTGACGGGTGCATTCCGGCGGAGCGGCTCGAGCGCGCCGGAGTGCCGCCCGGCGCGGAGCGGGTCCTGCTGCGAACCGCCAACTCGCGCGCCGGCCTGTTGTCGCGGCCCGCCTTCGAGCCCGACTTCGTGGCCCTCGAGCCGGACGGCGCCGCCTGGTTGGTCGCGCGCGGCGTGCGCCTGCTCGGCGTGGACTACCTCTCGGTGGACCCGGCCGCATCCGACGGCTTCCCGGCGCACCGGCAGCTGCTCGGCGCGGGCGTGCTCGTCGTGGAGGGATGCGACCTCTCGCGTGTGACGGCCGGCGAGTACCTGCTGGTATGCGCGCCGCTGCGCCTGGCGGGCTGCGAAGCCGCCCCCGCGCGCGTTCTCCTCCTCCGTCCGTAG